The Candidatus Marinimicrobia bacterium CG08_land_8_20_14_0_20_45_22 sequence TTCGGATCGCGATTCTGACGGATTTAGGAACCGTTAATCAGTCGGTGCTCCACCATCTATCCGATCTCGATCTGCTTTTTCTTGAATCCAATCATGATATTGGAATGCTCATGGATGGACCTTATCCGCTTTACCTCAAACACCGGATCAAAAGCCGCGACGGCCATTTATCCAACGAACAGTCGCTCGAACTGTTCAACCGGATCAAAATGAACGGTCGATTCCGGCATCTGATACTCGGACATTTGAGTGAGATCAACAACGATCCGGCGAAAGTGCTGGAACTCTTTGAGAACGAAATCGTCCCGAAGCTTCGGGACAGAAATTTTTTAATTGAAATAGCGAATCAACATCAACCAGGAAACGTTCATATTTTATAGGAGAAAGACATGAAAATTATCGCCATTCTTGCGCTGTTATCGCTGGGTGTCAGCGGATTTTCGCAGACGCTCACAAATAAAGACATCTCGGAACTTCAGATTAAACTGAAGACCATACCCAATGAACCAGTCGGAAAAGACGAGGTTGCCGTGATCGAAACGGATTTCGGCAAGATCGTCATTGAACTTTACGCTAAAGAGACGCCCGGTCATGCCGGCAATTTTAAAAAACTGGTGAATGCCGGATATTACACAGGCACGACATTTCACCGAGTCATTCCGGGATTCGTCGTTCAGGGCGGCGATCTCTACAGTAAGGACGCAAATCCGAATAATGATGGAACCGGCGGTCCCGGTTACGATCAGAAAGCAGAACTCGGTCAGAAACATCTGCGCGGATGCGTCGCGGCGGCGAGACTGTCCGATCAAGCCAATCCTGAGAAACGCAGTAGCGGCAGTCAGTTCTATTTTTGTCTGGTCGATTTGCCGTTTCTTGATGAAGGCGGATACACGGTTTTTGGAAAAGTCATCAGAGGCATGGACGTCGTCGATAAAATTGCCGCCGTCGAACGCGATAAACGTGATCGCCCGACGAAAGACGTCGTGATGAAAAAAGTTTATATGACGACAAAAGCGGAACTGAAAAAGGCGGAATGAAGCCGAAAGTCGGTTTGGCTTTGGGCGGTGGCGGTGCGCGCGGACTTGCTCATCTTGGCGTCCTGAGAGTGCTGGAAGAGGAAGGAATTCCAATCCATCTTATCGCGGGTTCTTCGATGGGCGCCATAATCGGCGCGATGTACGCCCAGAATCCAAAAGCGCTGGAAGTGACGCGTCGGCTTGAAAATTATCTAAAAGGAAACGATTATGAATCGCTCGGGCTTAAATATATCGTTCCTCAGAACGGAAATTCGCCCTCGGTACTGACGCAGTTTATGAAGACGATTACCAAACGGATTGTCATCAATTACACCGCCTCGCGAGCCGGTTTGGTCAAAAGCGAACGACTTTCGGCTGCCATCGGAGTTCTCATTGATGAAATGGATATTCGAAATACAAAAATCCCATTCGTCAGCGTTGCAACCGATCTGAATTCGGGAGAGACGATCTCATTTCAAGAAGGTAGTCTGCGGAACGCCGTCAGGATGAGTTCATTAATTCCGGGATACATTTCTCCGGAAGAGATGGAAGGCAAGTTAATCACTGACGGCGGCGTCAGCGCGCTGGTTCCGGTCGAAATTGCCCGCGAACTTGGCGCGGATATCGTGATTGGCGTTTCGGCAAGTGTTAAAAATATTCAGGCTTTAAACGATCCGCATATCCTCGAAATCGTCAGCCGGGCGGATGTTATTCGCGGAATATATCTTTCACGTCTGCAATTATCGTTAGCGGATGTCGGTTTACATCCCGATGTGAAAGACGCGCACTGGAGTGAATTTCTCCGATTTGACGATTTTATCACAGCCGGAGTCGAAGAAGCGCGCAGTAAATTGCCGGAAATTCGTCGCGCACTTAAAATGAAAAAGAGTTTTTTAGGTCGAATGTTTTCTATCATTAATTCTTAGCGGAGAACTCATGAAGCGAGTATATCTTCTCATCTTTATTATAATTAGCTGGCTGGTAACGCTGACAAACGCGCAGTCGTCCAAACAGATTTTATCCACAGAACCCATGCTTTCCACCAATGGCGTTCACGCGGGTGAAAAATTCACGGTTGCGGTCAAAGTTATTTTAGTCGATCCATGGCATATCAATTCATCGACGCCAACCGATCCGTATGTGATTCCGACGAAACTGACGGTTCGTCCATCGAAAGGATATTCCATTGAATCGGTGGAATTTCCGCCGCATCAGTTGAAGAAGTTTGCCTTTTCCGATGAGCCTTTAGCCGTTTATGAAAAACAATTCGTCGTGATGATTCAGGGCAAAGTTCCCAAGTCTGCCGTAAAATCCGTGGCATTGACCGGGAGTTTGTATTATCAGGGCTGTAGCGACGAAATGTGCCTCGCGCCCGATTCATCGGTTTTTTCATTGAACATTCCGATTCTGGCTGACACCGAAATTGTCGGTTTGACGATGTCTGAATCTGATACGAAACAGGATGGAGAGGCCGAAACAGACGATTCGAGAGTATTTGACGTCGGCGAATCGTTCGCAAAAAAAGGAATTGCACTGACATTTCTTCTCATTTTTCTCGGTGGATTGGCACTGAATCTGACGCCTTGCGTTTATCCGCTGATTCCGATTACGATGAGTTATTTCGGCGGACAAAAGAGTGATAAGAAGGGTAAACGGTTCCTGATGGCGCTTTTTTATGTTGTGGGAATAGCGATTGTCAATTCGATTCTTGGAACGCTGGCGGCGCTTTCGGGAAACTTGCTCGGTTCATTGATGACAAACCCGATCGTTTTGATCATCATTGCGCTGATCTTGATCGTGCTGGCGCTCAGCATGTTTGGGGTCTATGAGTTTGGATTGCCGGGCTTTTTGATGAATCTTGGCGGACCCGCAAAAACCGGTTATCTCGGATCGCTCATCATGGGTTTAACGATGGGAATCGTCGCCGCACCCTGCATCGGTCCATTCGTCATCGGTCTGTTGACGTATGTCGCGACGACGGGAAATCCGGCTCTTGGCTTTGCGATGTTCTTCACACTGTCGATCGGACTCGGATTGCCGTTTCTGTTTTTGGCGTTCTTTTCGAGCCAGATCGGGAAATTGCCGCGCTCAGGCGAATGGATGGTCGGCGTTCGGATCATTTTCGGACTGATTCTCGTTGGAATGGCTTTCTATTTTGTCCGGCCGATCATACCGGAAGTGATTCGTCAATTCGTTCTGACGGGCTACCTGATTTGCGCGGGAATTTATCTGGCGGTTTTCGATCACGCCGGTGAGAATGCGCGGGGATTTGTCTCATTCAAGAGATTGTTCGCCATCGCCGCGATCATTCTCGGAACATGGCTGATTAAGCCGGACGCATCGACGCCCGAGAAGATGAAGTGGCAACCGTATAACGAAAATGCATTCAAGACTGCGGTTAATTCCGGTAAACTTGTTTTGATCGATTTTTCCGCCGATTGGTGTATTCCTTGCAAAGAGATGGATCAATATACGTTTAGCGACGCGAAAGTCGCTCGACTTGGCGACGAATTTGCGTTATTCAAAGTCGATTTGACGTCGGAAGTTTCCGCTGAAGTCGCGCAGTTGAAAGCGAAATATGAAATCCGGGGCGTTCCGACGTTTCTTTTCGTGATGCCAGACGGAAATGAGATTCGCGAATTGCGGGTCGTCGGTTTTGAGAAACCGGAACCATTTTTGGAAAAGATGAAAAAAGCGCTTTCCAAAACGAAGCAGTAATGTTATTATCAAACTTTATCAGAAATCAATAACAATGGATTTGAAAAAATGGAAAAACAGGATGATATAAAACTGGTTCAGTCACTTTACGCCGCGCGCCAGCGGATTTTTTCCGAAATGGGTAATGTCATCATCGGTCAACGCGAGATCATCGATCAGTTACTGGTGACGCTTCTTTGTCGTGGACATTGTTTGCTGATCGGCGTGCCCGGATTGGCTAAAACCCTGATGATCAAAACGCTTGCTGACGTGATGGATTTGAACTTCAAACGGATTCAATTTACGCCGGATTTGATGCCGTCCGACATCACCGGAACCGAATTGATACAGGAAGATAAAACGACCGGCAAACGCGACTTTCAGTTTTTCTGCGGTCCGATTTTCGGCAATATCATTCTCGCCGACGAGATCAACCGCACGCCGCCAAAAACCCAATCCGCTTTGCTCGAAGCCATGCAGGAACACCGCGTGACCACCGCCGGAAAAACCTATGTACTGGATGAACCGTTTTTCGTATTAGCGACGCAAAATCCGATCGAGCAGGAAGGAACGTATCCTCTGCCCGAGGCGCAATTGGACAGATTCATGTTCAGTCTGCGTATCAAATATCCGTCGTTCGCGGAAGAAATCGAGATCGTTAAATCGACGACCTCGGACATCGAACCGAAATTGTCGAAGATCATCAACAAGGAAGAAATCCTTACTTTC is a genomic window containing:
- a CDS encoding thiol:disulfide interchange protein; the protein is MKRVYLLIFIIISWLVTLTNAQSSKQILSTEPMLSTNGVHAGEKFTVAVKVILVDPWHINSSTPTDPYVIPTKLTVRPSKGYSIESVEFPPHQLKKFAFSDEPLAVYEKQFVVMIQGKVPKSAVKSVALTGSLYYQGCSDEMCLAPDSSVFSLNIPILADTEIVGLTMSESDTKQDGEAETDDSRVFDVGESFAKKGIALTFLLIFLGGLALNLTPCVYPLIPITMSYFGGQKSDKKGKRFLMALFYVVGIAIVNSILGTLAALSGNLLGSLMTNPIVLIIIALILIVLALSMFGVYEFGLPGFLMNLGGPAKTGYLGSLIMGLTMGIVAAPCIGPFVIGLLTYVATTGNPALGFAMFFTLSIGLGLPFLFLAFFSSQIGKLPRSGEWMVGVRIIFGLILVGMAFYFVRPIIPEVIRQFVLTGYLICAGIYLAVFDHAGENARGFVSFKRLFAIAAIILGTWLIKPDASTPEKMKWQPYNENAFKTAVNSGKLVLIDFSADWCIPCKEMDQYTFSDAKVARLGDEFALFKVDLTSEVSAEVAQLKAKYEIRGVPTFLFVMPDGNEIRELRVVGFEKPEPFLEKMKKALSKTKQ
- a CDS encoding peptidylprolyl isomerase codes for the protein MKIIAILALLSLGVSGFSQTLTNKDISELQIKLKTIPNEPVGKDEVAVIETDFGKIVIELYAKETPGHAGNFKKLVNAGYYTGTTFHRVIPGFVVQGGDLYSKDANPNNDGTGGPGYDQKAELGQKHLRGCVAAARLSDQANPEKRSSGSQFYFCLVDLPFLDEGGYTVFGKVIRGMDVVDKIAAVERDKRDRPTKDVVMKKVYMTTKAELKKAE
- a CDS encoding AAA family ATPase, which translates into the protein MEKQDDIKLVQSLYAARQRIFSEMGNVIIGQREIIDQLLVTLLCRGHCLLIGVPGLAKTLMIKTLADVMDLNFKRIQFTPDLMPSDITGTELIQEDKTTGKRDFQFFCGPIFGNIILADEINRTPPKTQSALLEAMQEHRVTTAGKTYVLDEPFFVLATQNPIEQEGTYPLPEAQLDRFMFSLRIKYPSFAEEIEIVKSTTSDIEPKLSKIINKEEILTFQKLIKRVPVADNIMEFAVKLVTSTRPNEEKSPDFVKKWVEWGAGPRASQYLILAAKAYAVLNGKPTPNKDDIIRAAEPVLRHRIIPNFNAESEGIDTDTITGKILQWLN